One genomic window of Methanosarcina acetivorans C2A includes the following:
- a CDS encoding DUF3795 domain-containing protein: protein MDLEELREMTAPCGLDCFNCPFYLANENEELRKQIQAGTFSGGYTLSEEEAACKGCRREKGLIPIRRTHELGPCKVYRCISSKDIESCADCSDFPCDNLHPWADLASVVPHNTKVYNLALIRKMGLEKWAQEKAKSVRETYFKQKFDI, encoded by the coding sequence ATGGATCTGGAAGAATTGAGAGAAATGACTGCACCATGCGGTCTGGACTGCTTTAATTGTCCTTTTTATCTAGCAAACGAGAATGAAGAACTCCGAAAACAAATACAGGCAGGGACTTTCTCAGGCGGATATACTCTTTCAGAGGAAGAAGCTGCTTGTAAAGGATGCAGAAGAGAAAAAGGTCTAATTCCTATCCGTCGTACGCACGAACTAGGACCGTGCAAAGTATACAGGTGCATCAGTTCAAAAGATATTGAGTCGTGTGCCGATTGTTCTGATTTCCCTTGCGACAACCTTCATCCCTGGGCAGACCTTGCATCGGTGGTTCCACACAACACAAAAGTGTATAATCTGGCACTTATAAGGAAGATGGGCCTGGAGAAGTGGGCTCAGGAGAAAGCAAAGTCTGTAAGAGAGACATATTTCAAGCAGAAATTTGACATTTAG